From a region of the Falco peregrinus isolate bFalPer1 chromosome 5, bFalPer1.pri, whole genome shotgun sequence genome:
- the GET4 gene encoding Golgi to ER traffic protein 4 homolog isoform X1 encodes MAAAIMAAEQEAAKGGGRNRGGVQRVEGKLRASVEKGDYYEAHQMYRTLFFRYMSQGKHAEARELMYSGALLFFSHNQQNSAADLSMLVLESLEKSDAKVADDLLENLAKLFSLMDPNSPERVAFVSRALKWSSGGSGKLGHPKLHQLLAITLWKEQNYSESRYHFLHSTDGEGCANMLVEYSSSRGYRSEVDMFVAQAVLQFLCLKNKTSASVVFTTYTQKHPSIEKGPPFVQPLLNFIWFLLLAVDGGKLTVFTVLCEQYQPSLKRDPMYNEYLDRIGQLFFGVPPKQTSSYGGLLGNLLNSLMGTGEDDDTEDGQEDSSPIELD; translated from the exons ATGGCGGCGGCGATTATGGCGGCGGAGCAGGAAGCCGCGAAAGGCGGCGGCAGGAACCGCGGCGGCGTGCAGCGCGTGGAGGGCAAGCTGCGCGCCAGCGTCGAGAAGGGCGACTACTACGAGGCGCACCAGATGTACCGGACGCTCTTCTTCAG GTATATGTCACAAGGAAAACATGCAGAAGCAAGAGAACTAATGTATTCAGGGgctttgctgttcttcagtCATAACCAG CAAAACAGTGCTGCTGATCTGTCCATGCTGGTTTTGGAGTCTTTGGAGAAATCGGATGCAAAAGTAGCAGATGACCTTTTAG AAAACTTGGCTAAGTTGTTTAGTTTAATGGATCCAAATTCTCCTGAAAGAGTGGCTTTCGTATCCAGAGCACTAAAATGGTCTAGCGGGGGATCGGGAAAGCTTGGACATCCAAAACTACACCAGTTACTAGCAATTACCCTGTGGAAAG aGCAAAACTATAGTGAATCTCGGTATCACTTCTTGCACTCCACAGATGGCGAAGGTTGTGCAAATATGCTAGTAGAATACTCCTCGTCCAGGGGATATCGCAGTGAGGTGGACATGTTTGTAGCACAGGCAGTACTACA ATTTCTCTGCTTGAAAAATAAGACCAGCGCATCAGTTGTTTTTACAacatacacacagaaacatCCTTCAATAGAAAAGGGTCCACCCTTTGTTCAACCACTGCTAAACTTCATCTGGTTTCTGTTGCTGGCAGTTGATGG AGGAAAACTAACAGTATTTACAGTATTGTGTGAACAGTATCAGCCTTCACTGAAAAGAGATCCCATGTATAATGAG TACCTAGATAGAATAGGACAGCTTTTCTTTGGTGTTCCGCCCAAGCAGACATCGTCCTACGGAGGATTACTAG GAAATCTTTTAAACAGTCTGATGGGAACTGGAGAAGATGATGACACAGAAGATGGTCAGGAAGACAGCAGTCCTATCGAGCTCGACTGA
- the GET4 gene encoding Golgi to ER traffic protein 4 homolog isoform X2 — MSQGKHAEARELMYSGALLFFSHNQQNSAADLSMLVLESLEKSDAKVADDLLENLAKLFSLMDPNSPERVAFVSRALKWSSGGSGKLGHPKLHQLLAITLWKEQNYSESRYHFLHSTDGEGCANMLVEYSSSRGYRSEVDMFVAQAVLQFLCLKNKTSASVVFTTYTQKHPSIEKGPPFVQPLLNFIWFLLLAVDGGKLTVFTVLCEQYQPSLKRDPMYNEYLDRIGQLFFGVPPKQTSSYGGLLGNLLNSLMGTGEDDDTEDGQEDSSPIELD; from the exons ATGTCACAAGGAAAACATGCAGAAGCAAGAGAACTAATGTATTCAGGGgctttgctgttcttcagtCATAACCAG CAAAACAGTGCTGCTGATCTGTCCATGCTGGTTTTGGAGTCTTTGGAGAAATCGGATGCAAAAGTAGCAGATGACCTTTTAG AAAACTTGGCTAAGTTGTTTAGTTTAATGGATCCAAATTCTCCTGAAAGAGTGGCTTTCGTATCCAGAGCACTAAAATGGTCTAGCGGGGGATCGGGAAAGCTTGGACATCCAAAACTACACCAGTTACTAGCAATTACCCTGTGGAAAG aGCAAAACTATAGTGAATCTCGGTATCACTTCTTGCACTCCACAGATGGCGAAGGTTGTGCAAATATGCTAGTAGAATACTCCTCGTCCAGGGGATATCGCAGTGAGGTGGACATGTTTGTAGCACAGGCAGTACTACA ATTTCTCTGCTTGAAAAATAAGACCAGCGCATCAGTTGTTTTTACAacatacacacagaaacatCCTTCAATAGAAAAGGGTCCACCCTTTGTTCAACCACTGCTAAACTTCATCTGGTTTCTGTTGCTGGCAGTTGATGG AGGAAAACTAACAGTATTTACAGTATTGTGTGAACAGTATCAGCCTTCACTGAAAAGAGATCCCATGTATAATGAG TACCTAGATAGAATAGGACAGCTTTTCTTTGGTGTTCCGCCCAAGCAGACATCGTCCTACGGAGGATTACTAG GAAATCTTTTAAACAGTCTGATGGGAACTGGAGAAGATGATGACACAGAAGATGGTCAGGAAGACAGCAGTCCTATCGAGCTCGACTGA